The following nucleotide sequence is from Azoarcus sp. CIB.
CGACGGCGTCGAGCAGCGCCTGATCCTTGAACGGCTTCTGCAGGAAGTCGCACGCGCCGTGCTTCATCGCCTGCACCGCGAGTTCGACGTCGCCGTGGCCGGTGATGAAGACGATGGGCGGCACGGCGCCCGCCGCCCGCAGGCGCTCCTGCAGCTCCAGCCCGCTCATCGTCGGCATGCGGATGTCGAGCACGAGGCAGCCGGGCGCGTCCGGCGAGCTCGCCTGCGTCGCGAGGAAGTCCTCCGCCGAGGCGTGACTCGCGACGCGCCAGCCGACCGATTCGAGCAGGAACACCAGCGAGCGGCGGAAGGGCGCATCGTCATCGACGACATGGATCACGGCTTCATCGGTCGGCAACATGGTCGGTTCGGCGCTCCGGTGGTTCGCTGGCGGACGGCCCCAGCGGCAGGCTCAGGATGAATTCGCAGCCCGGCCCGCCGCCGGCGTCGTCGACGGTCAGGCGGCCGCGGTGGGCCTCGGCGATCGTGCGGCAGATCGACAGGCCCAAGCCGAGGCCGTCCGGCTTGGTCGTGAAGAAGGGCTCGAACAGGCGTTCGCGCGCCGCGGTGTCGAGGCCGCTGCCGTGGTCGCGCACGGCGATGCGCGCGTGGCCGGCGCTCTCGCCCTTGCCTTCGTCGATGCGTACCACCAGGCGCTGGCGCGCGGGCGGTTGGCCGCGCGCCGCATCGTACCCGTTCTTGAGCAGGTTCAGCAGCACCTGCTGGATCTGCAGCGGATCGACCTCGACGATCGCATCGGCGGGCAGCGAGTCGTCCACGGACACTTCCGGCGCGTTCGCGAGCATGCCGCGGAACAACGCGACCGCTTCGACGACGAGTGCTCCGGGGGCGACGCGCTCGCGCACCGCCGCGCGTTTCTTGGCGAAGCCGCGGATGCGGCCGAGGATGCCGGCGGCGCGTTCGGCCTGGCCGGCGATCTCGCCGGAGGCCTCGCGCACCGCGTCGTCGGTGAGGCGGCCGTTGTCGATGCGACGGATGAGGCTGTGCGCGTAGTTGGCGATCGTCGCGAGCGGTTGGTTGAGCTCGTGCGCGAGCGTGCCGGAAAGCTCCCCCAGCACCGACAGGCGCGCGAGGTGGTCGGCCTGCTCCTGGTTGGCACGGATGCGCACCTCGAGCGCCTCGCGCGCCGCGAGTGCCGCGCGCAGCTCGGCGGTGCGCGCGTGCACGAGGTGCTCGACGCGCACCGTGTACAGGATCCAGGCGGCCAGCAGCACCGCGAGCGCGGCGATCCAGCGCCAGTAGCGCTCGGCCAGCACCATCAGCGTCGGCTCGCGCAGGTAGGCGTAGGGGCCGATCTGCAGCTCGCGGAACATCTCGTGCACGGCCTGGTAGTCCGCGGGGACGGCCCATTCCATGCCGTCGCGCGCGGCGGACATCGCCAGCAGTGCGAGCGTGACTTCCTTGGCGAGTGCCGGCGGGGTGTGGCGCAAGGCCGCGAGCGGCCAGTCGGGGTAGAGCCGCGTCGAGGTCGCGCAGGGGAAATCTGGCTCGCTGCGCGCACCCAGCACCGTGAAGGCGGAGCGCCATTCGGCGCGGCTTTCGAGCAGGCAGCTGCGCACGATCCCGGCATCCGCCTCGCCGCGCGCGACGGCCTCGAACACGCCCGTCATCGGCAGACCGACGACCTTCAGTTCGGCGAAGTCGCGCTGCGGGTCGATGCCCTGCGCGGCGAGTTCGCGCCAGATCGTCTGGAAGCCGCCGAATCCCTCGGTCGACACGACCGCGACGCGCCGCCCGCGCAGGTCCGCGAGCGTGCGCAGCGCGCCGTTGCCGGCCTTGACGATCACCGCCGAGCCGATCGAGCGTTCGGGCGCACGCGGCGGGCCGGGATCCAGCGTCAGAATGCGGCTCGCGCCGAGTTCGGCTTCGAGCTCGACGTAGTGGCCGGGGTTGGTGATGAGGAAGTCGATCTCGCCCGCGGCGGCGGCGTCGCGCAGGCCGCGGTGGTCGAGCTGCACGAGGCTGACCGTGCGCCCGGGTAGCGCGGCCTGCAGCCGGCGCAGCACCGGCGACCATTCCCCGATGGCGGCTTCCGCGCCGAGGAAGGCGAGCACGCCGATGCGCACCGCTGCGGCATTGTCGGCCGGGGTCGCGCGGGCCGGTGCGAGGGCGGCGAGGAGGAACAGCACGGCGCCGAGCAGGCGCCGCACGCCGGGGTAGGCAGGCATCGGGCAAGCATCCCGCGTTCGTCGCAGCCGGTCAAGCGGCCGTCATGGGTCCCGGCGGCTGCGCCGCAGCAGACGCGGTGTGACGGTTTTCACGGGGGGCTGCGCATAAGTTGCGCGATTTCACCCACCCGCAACGCGTCTCCGTAGAATGCTTCGCGGGATTTTCCTGTCCGTTCGCCATCGTATGGATCGCTGCGGGCCTTCGAAACGACATTTCCGGTGGAACTGAACTGATGAACAATGAGCATCCGGTGTTGGTGAATTCCATGGTTCGGGGCGCAGCGGCGGCCATCATTGCGGCACTGGCTCTGGCGTCCGGCGCCGCAAGCGCCGAAGAACGTGCCTGCCAGGGGCGGCTCGCGCCCATCAGTGCAAAGGTCACGACGAATGCCATCGGGCCGGGCGATACGCTGGGCGTCCTCGCCGGCAAGATCGACGACCGGCTCAAGCTGAACTGCGGCATCCAGGGCAAGGCCTTCTTCAACCCGGACGGCACTTTCGGCGGCTTCACGCACACGCTGGTGTGCGGCGACGCGATCTTGGCGTTCGGCCAGACCGTGCATTCTCAGATCGTCGCGACCAGCCGCTACGACGGCATGCCGCAATTCACGAGCTGCGGCATTCCGGGCATGGACCTGCAGTACGGCAGCTTCCGCGAGATCACCGAGCCGCAGAGCGGACGCGGCATCTTCTCGCCGACCGGCGGGGGCCGCCTCGAGGTCGAGGGCGCGGTCAATTGCGCCGGTGCCGTGGACATGAAGATCGAGGGCAAGGTCTGCGTCGTCTACTGACGCAACGCAGACGGCGCAGGGGGTCGGTTAGCGCCGTTCCCCGCTGCGCTTCTCGTCTTACTTCGCGACCGGCGGTTCGGCGAATTTCGCCCCGCCGCTGTTCGCCAGGTAGGCCACCGCACGCTGCACCTCGGTATCGGTGAGATCGGCACCGCCACCGCGCGGCGGCATCTGGCGGATGCCGCTGATCGCGTTCTTCGTCAGCGTGTCGAAGCCCTGCGCGATGCGCGGCGCCCAGCCGGCGGCGTCGCCCGTCTTCGGTGCGCCGAGTGCGCCCGCGGCGTGGCAGCCGGCGCAAGTGCCCTGATAGACCTGTTCGCCGGTGCGGCTGCCCGGCGCGACTTTCTGTACTTTCAGCGAAATTTTCGCGACCGGTTCGATCCGGCTGGCGCGGGCTTCCGCGTCGCCTTCCTGCGGTTGGCTGCAGGCGCCCAGCAGCGCGGCGATCAGCGCGAGGGCGGGCAGCGCGAGGGCGGGCAGCGCGGCGTGGCGCGGGAGACTGTCGGGGGACGGGGCGGGCCGATTGCGCAGGGCGGACATGCGGGCTCCTTGTTGGTGTTGTTTGGGCAAGCCGAAAGTATAGCCGCCGGGCCGGCCGCGGGCCGCGCAAACAAAAAAGCCGGGGAGTCCCCGGCTGATTCGTGTGCGGCGGAACGACGTCCGCTTACTGCACGCGCACCTCGACGCGGCGCGCTTCGGCGGCGTCGCCGCCCCCCAGCGTTACCGCCGGACGACGCAGCAGCACGCGTTCGGCCGGCACGCCCGCCGCGATCAGCGCCTCGCGTACGGCCAGCGCGCGGTTCTTCGACACTTCGGCATTCACCGCGGCGCCGCCGGTCTCGTCATGGAAGCCCGACAGCAGCACCTTCTTCTCGGGCGCCGCATCCAGCGCGACGACGATGGTCGCGATGTCCGGCGACGCATCCGCCGGCAGCGTCGCCTCGCCGACCGCGAAATGGAATTTCACCAGCGCTTCGCCCACTTCCGCCACGTCGGCGAACTCGCCCGCAGCGGCCGCAGCCGGCGCCGGCACGTCGGCCGCACGCAGCTTCCAGGTCCCGAGGCCGATCACCAGCGCGATCACCAGCGCGATGACGCCGAAGAGCACACCGATGACAACGTTGAGTTCTCCGTCTTCCTGATCGAACATGTTCTACGCTCCAATCACAGGGTTATCCCGCGTACGCAGGGTCGGCGGGCAGTTTAGCCCAAACGTCGGCGACTCGTATCCAATCATTTGACGGACGATCGCTGCCACGCCGCGGAATTCGCCGCACCGAACGACCGACGAGGCGGCAAGCCTGTTGCCTCGAGCGCGCCGTGGCGTTTGAATATGCAAAGTTCAAGTAGTTGCGCACGGACCGGAGCGGCGTGGATGCCCCGGACGGGTGCAGCAGCGAGGAGAAAAATGGACATACCGACGATCATCGAGAAGCCCACGGTCCTGGTGGTCGACGACACCCCGGACAACCTGTCGCTGATGTCCGGCCTGCTCAAGGACCGCTACAAGGTCAAGGTCGCCAACAACGGCGACAAGGCCCTGCGCGTCGCCCGCGGCGAGCCGTCGCCGGACTTGATCCTGCTCGACATCATGATGCCCGGCCTCTCCGGCTACGACGTGTGCGAGGCGCTCAAGGCCGATGCGGCCACGCGCGACATCCCCATCATCTTCCTCACCGCGATGACCGCGACCGAGGACGAGACGAAAGGCCTCGCGATGGGCGCGGCCGACTTCATCACCAAGCCGGTCAATCCGCCGGTGGTGCTGGCGCGCGTCGCGACCCACCTGCAAATCAAGGCCGCCGCCGACTTCCTGCGCGACAAGAACGCCTACCTCGAAGCCGAGGTCGCCCGGCGCACGCGCGAGCTCGCCGCGATCCAGGACGTTGCGATCCTCGCGATGGCCTCGCTCGCGGAAACGCGCGACAACGACACCGGCAACCACATCCGCCGCACCCAGTTCTACGTCAGGGTGCTGGCCGAGCACCTGCAGCCGCACCCGCGGTTCCGCGATTTCCTCACCGACGGCACGATAGACATGCTGTTCAAGTCGGCCCCGCTGCACGACATCGGCAAGGTCGGCATCCCCGACCGCATCCTGCTCAAGCCCGGTCGCTTCGACGCCGCCGAGTTCGAGACGATGAAGGCGCATACGACGCTCGGCCGTGACGCGATCATCCACGCCGAGCGGAAACTCGGCATGGACGTCGACTTTCTCCGCCTCGCCAAGGAGATTGCCTATTACCATCAGGAGAAGTGGGACGGCTCGGGCTACCCGGAAGGCATCGCCGGCGACACGATCCCGATCTCGGCGCGCCTGATGGCGCTGGCCGACGTGTATGACGCGCTGATCAGCCGGCGCGTGTACAAGGAGGGGATGTCGCACGAGGACGCGGCCGCGATCATCCGCGACGGCCGCGGTTCGCACTTCGACCCCGACATCGTCGATGCCTTCGTCGAACTGCAGGACGAATTCCGCGTCATCGCCGCGCGTTTTGCCGATTAGATCGACACCGCCACGCCACACAGGAGCCGCAAGGATGAACCTCTCGATGACCGCGCTCGAGCGCCGCACGCTCGCGGCGAAACTGATGCTGGGTTTCGCCGGCCTGCTGCTGGTCGTCGGCGGCATCAGCCTGTATTCGCTGCACAACCAGAACCTCCTGAACGACGAACTGCAGGCGCTGTATGAACGGGAGCTGATGGGCGTGTCGCACGTCAAGGAGGCG
It contains:
- a CDS encoding response regulator, with the translated sequence MLPTDEAVIHVVDDDAPFRRSLVFLLESVGWRVASHASAEDFLATQASSPDAPGCLVLDIRMPTMSGLELQERLRAAGAVPPIVFITGHGDVELAVQAMKHGACDFLQKPFKDQALLDAVATAVRRGAEDRSRDAQRDDAKARLARLSPREREVARLVAQGLPNKLVARELDISEKTVHVHRQHVMDKAEIGSAAELARLMLRADPAALD
- a CDS encoding PhnD/SsuA/transferrin family substrate-binding protein, coding for MPAYPGVRRLLGAVLFLLAALAPARATPADNAAAVRIGVLAFLGAEAAIGEWSPVLRRLQAALPGRTVSLVQLDHRGLRDAAAAGEIDFLITNPGHYVELEAELGASRILTLDPGPPRAPERSIGSAVIVKAGNGALRTLADLRGRRVAVVSTEGFGGFQTIWRELAAQGIDPQRDFAELKVVGLPMTGVFEAVARGEADAGIVRSCLLESRAEWRSAFTVLGARSEPDFPCATSTRLYPDWPLAALRHTPPALAKEVTLALLAMSAARDGMEWAVPADYQAVHEMFRELQIGPYAYLREPTLMVLAERYWRWIAALAVLLAAWILYTVRVEHLVHARTAELRAALAAREALEVRIRANQEQADHLARLSVLGELSGTLAHELNQPLATIANYAHSLIRRIDNGRLTDDAVREASGEIAGQAERAAGILGRIRGFAKKRAAVRERVAPGALVVEAVALFRGMLANAPEVSVDDSLPADAIVEVDPLQIQQVLLNLLKNGYDAARGQPPARQRLVVRIDEGKGESAGHARIAVRDHGSGLDTAARERLFEPFFTTKPDGLGLGLSICRTIAEAHRGRLTVDDAGGGPGCEFILSLPLGPSASEPPERRTDHVADR
- a CDS encoding c-type cytochrome, producing the protein MSALRNRPAPSPDSLPRHAALPALALPALALIAALLGACSQPQEGDAEARASRIEPVAKISLKVQKVAPGSRTGEQVYQGTCAGCHAAGALGAPKTGDAAGWAPRIAQGFDTLTKNAISGIRQMPPRGGGADLTDTEVQRAVAYLANSGGAKFAEPPVAK
- a CDS encoding OmpA family protein encodes the protein MFDQEDGELNVVIGVLFGVIALVIALVIGLGTWKLRAADVPAPAAAAAGEFADVAEVGEALVKFHFAVGEATLPADASPDIATIVVALDAAPEKKVLLSGFHDETGGAAVNAEVSKNRALAVREALIAAGVPAERVLLRRPAVTLGGGDAAEARRVEVRVQ
- a CDS encoding two-component system response regulator, translated to MDIPTIIEKPTVLVVDDTPDNLSLMSGLLKDRYKVKVANNGDKALRVARGEPSPDLILLDIMMPGLSGYDVCEALKADAATRDIPIIFLTAMTATEDETKGLAMGAADFITKPVNPPVVLARVATHLQIKAAADFLRDKNAYLEAEVARRTRELAAIQDVAILAMASLAETRDNDTGNHIRRTQFYVRVLAEHLQPHPRFRDFLTDGTIDMLFKSAPLHDIGKVGIPDRILLKPGRFDAAEFETMKAHTTLGRDAIIHAERKLGMDVDFLRLAKEIAYYHQEKWDGSGYPEGIAGDTIPISARLMALADVYDALISRRVYKEGMSHEDAAAIIRDGRGSHFDPDIVDAFVELQDEFRVIAARFAD